The sequence GGTTTCCATGTGTTCGCGAATTTCTGACAGCGACAAGCCCAGACTTTGCGCCACCTTAATCACCGCGAGCTGCCGCAGAATATGCCGGGGATAACGCCGTTGATTACCCGCGTTACGACGACTGCGTATCAGGCCTTTGGTCTCATAAAAATGCAGGGTCGACACAGGAATACCGCTTCGCTGCGATATCTGCCCCACGCTGAGCATTTGCATAGCCACTTTGGGCGGACTTTTTTCCATTTTTTATTTATAGCCCATCTATTGACCTAAACCAAGGTTGAGGTTTTAAGCTGCCCACTATCGACTCACCTACCGCCCCTTCGCAACCCTGTCGGTAGCGTCACTCTGGCTCCCGGGGGTTGATAACACACCGTTCCCGAACGCGACTTCACAGCAAGCCGCTCCGGTGCTTACGGCCTGAAAATACCGATAGCTGGAAACCACGATGAGCACACCACATTCCGAACAGGCAACAACCAAGAATTCGCGAACGCTGACCGTCACGCTGCTGAGCTTCTGCATTGCCGTCGCCGTATTTCTCTTGCTGCTGGGCTGGAAGCAGTGGCGCCAGGGCGGTGCCGCCGCCCAGCCCTATCCGCCGACCGCCGTCGCCGCGATGCGAATCACCCCGACCGATATCCCCAACTCACTGCATGCCGTGGGCTCACTGCGCGCCGTCCGCGAGGTCGTGCTCGCCCCGGAAGTGGCGGGCCGGGTGGTCAGTATCGGGTTTGACGCAGGAGAAACCGTGGCGGCAGAACAGCAACTGCTGCAACTCTATGATGCGCCCGAGCAGGCCGACCGCGCCGCCGCACTCGCCCGCGTGAAGCTCGCTGATGCGCAACTCAAACGGGCAACACGGCTGGTCGACAGCGGCGCCGAATCTCGCGAAATTCTCGACCAGCGTACCGCTGAGCGCGACCAGGCGCTGGCAGCGGTCAAGCAGTTGGACGCCCGCATTGCGCAGAAGCAGATTCGCGCGCCCTTTGCCGGTCAGCTCGGCATCCGTCAGGTCGATCTCGGCCAATACCTCAATCCCGGCGAGACCATTGCGACACTGACGGACACCTCCCAGCTATATGTGGACTTCACCGTACCTCAGCAGGAACTGCGCTGGGTGCAACAGGGTGGCAAGGTTCAGGTCGTCAGCGATGCCTGGCCCGATAACAGCTATACCGCCACGGTCACCACGGTCGAGCCGCGCATCAGTGCCGACACCCGCAACATTCAGATTCGCGCCCAACTGGACAATCCCGGCGAGCACCTTCGTCCCGGCATGTTCGTCAACGCCAGCCTGAGCCTGCCCGAGCAGAAGGAGCAGCTCGTCGTGCCCTCTACCGCCATTCAAACCACGGCATTTGGCTCGAATGTGTTGCTGGTTCGCGGCGCCGAACCCGAAAAAGCGGGACAGGCAGAATACGTGCAGGTGCAAATCAGCCGACGACTGAAAGATCAGGTCGTGATCAGCAGCGGGCTGAAAGCGGGCGATATCGTGGTGACCGAAGGCCAACTGAAAGTCCCACCGGGAGCCCCCGTCACCGTCACTAAACTCCGCGCGGCTGAGGAGTCATAAGCATGGCGTTCACCGATCTGTTTATCCGCCGCCCCATCCTGTCGATTGTGGTCAGCCTTCTGCTGCTGCTCGTCGGTGGCAGCGCCATGTACTCGCTGCCCATTCGGGAATACCCGGCCATGGAAAGCGCGACCATCGTAATTACCACCGGTTACCCCGGCGCCACTCAGGACGTCATGCAGGGCTTTGTCACCACACCCATTGCGCAGGCGGTATCCACCGCCAGCGGCATTGAATACCTGACCTCCACGTCGACTCAGGGCAACAGCGAAATCAAGGCCAAGCTGGTGCTGAATGCCGACTCCGACCGCTCGATGACGGAAATTCTCGCCAAGGTCCAGCAGGTCAGTTACCGCCTGCCCGAAGGCACCCTCGACCCGGTGATCAACAAGATTACCGACGGCGCCTCGGCGGTGCAGTATCTGGCCTTCGTCTCAGAAGAGCTGCCGATTCCCATCATCACCGACTTCGCCACGCGCGTGGCGCAGCCCCTGGTCACCTCGATTCCCGGTGTGGCCTCGGTCGACTTTGGCGGCGCACAGACCCTCGCCATGCGTATCTGGGTTGATCCCAACCGCCTCGCGGCGCGGGGCATGTCCGCAGGCGAGGTCGCCGCCGCTCTGCGCGCCAACAATATTCAGGCTGCACCGGGACAACTGAAAGACAGCGAGACCGTTATCAATATTACTGCAGGCACCGACGCCAGCAGCATTGAGGAATTTCGTCAGCTAGTCATCAAGCAAAGCGACAGTGGTCTGGTACGCCTCGGCGATGTCGCCACCATTGAGCTTGGCGGGCAGAACTATGACTCCACGTTTGCCAGCAGCGGTCGCCGGGCGATCTCCATGGCAATCTCGCCCACCCCGGACGGCAACCCGCTGGAGATCGTCAAAGCCGTAAAAGCCTTGATCCCCGACCTTCAGCGCTCAGCGCCACCGGGATTAGAGGTCTTCAGTAACTTCGACGTCGCCCACTTCGTCAACGCCTCTATCGACGAAGTGACCCACACGCTGATCGAAGCCGTGATCATTGTGGTACTGGTGATCTTCCTGTTTCTCGGCTCGTTCCGGGCGGTGATTATCCCGGTGGTCACCATTCCCCTGTCGCTGATCGGCACCGCGATTCTGATGCTGGCCTTCGGGTTTTCGCTGAATATGCTCACCCTGCTGGCGATGGTGCTGGCCATCGGGCTGGTGGTGGATGACGCCATTGTCGTCGTCGAAAACATTCACCGCCACATTGAAGAAGGCCTGTCGCCAGTCAAGGCCGCGCTCATCGGCGCCCGCGAAATTGTCGGCCCGGTGATCGCGATGACCATTACGCTGGCCGCCGTCTATGCCCCCATCGGCCTCACCGCAGGGCTCACCGGCGCCCTGTTCAAGGAATTCGCCTTTACGCTGGCCGGTTCCGTCTTTGTCTCGGGCATCGTCGCCCTCACCTTGTCGCCGATGATGAGCTCCTGGCTGCTCAGCGACAAAGTCCACGAAGGCCGACTCACCAAACTGATCGAGAAGAACGTGGGGCGCCTCGAAGCCCGTTACGACAGGGTCTTGCACCACACTCTGTCTGCGCGCCCGGCCGTGTTGGCCGTGGGCGCGGTGGTGCTCGCCGGCATCGGCGTCCTGTTCACCGGCAGCCAGCGCGAACTGGCCCCGCAGGAAGACCACGGCTACATCTTCACCTCGGTGAAAGCACCGCAGTACGCCAACACCGACTACACCGAGCGCAACACGCAGCAGATCGTGGATATCTTCAGCAGCCTGCCCGAACACCTCAACAGCTTCATGGTGAACGGTGCGGGCGGGCAGAATAATGCCTTCGGCGGTGTGGTCCTCAAGGAATGGCAGGAACGCGAGCGCAGCTCCGCCGAAATACAGGGTGAACTGAACGCCCGCGTGGCCGGATTAACCGGGGTGTTCGCGGCGATCTTTCCACCGCCGCCCCTGCCCGCAGGCAGCGGCGGTCTGCCGGTGCAGATGGTCGTGCGCTCCTCCGATGACTTCTCCGCCCTGTACCAGGCAATGGAAAAGATCAAAGGCGCAGCCTGGGGCAGTGGCCTGTTTGTTTTCGTCGACAGCGACCTCGCCTTCGACAGTGCGGAAGCACGGGTATCCATCGACCGCGCGAAAGCGGGCGAACTGGGCGTGACCATGCAGGCCATCGCCGACACACTGGCAATTCTGGTGGGCGAAAATCTGATTAACCGCTTTAACTGGCACGACCGCTCCTACGACGTGATTACCCAGGTGCCCGCCGCCCAGCGCCTGACCCCGGACAAGCTCGGTCAGTACTACGTTAAAGCCGGCTCCGGTGAGCTGATCCCGCTGTCCACGGTCATCGACGTGAGCATTCGCCCGCAGGCCAATCGCCTGCCGCAATTCAATCAGATGAACTCGGTCACCCTGTCCGCCGTACTGGCGCCCGGCGTCACCATGGGGCAGGCCGTGACGTTTCTGCAAAATCAGCAAATCCCGCCCGGCGCGAGTATCGACTGGCTGTCAGACAGTCGGCAGTACGTCAGTGAAGGCAACCGCCTGATGGTGTCGTTTGTCTTCGCGCTTATCGTCATCTTTCTGGTTCTGGCGGCGCAGTACGAGTCCTTCCGCGATCCGCTGGTGATTCTGGTGACCGTCCCGCTGGCGATCTGCGGAGCGCTGATTCCGCTGTATCTGGGCTTCACCACACTGAACATCTACACCCAGATCGGTCTGGTAACGCTGATCGGCCTGATCTCCAAGCACGGCATTCTGATGGTGGCGTTCGCCAACGAAATTCAGGTGCACGACCAGGTCGACCGCGCCACGGCGATTCGCAAAGCCGCAAGGGTGAGAATGCGCCCGATCTTGATGACAACAGCGGCCATGGTCGCCGGTATGATCCCGCTGCTGTTTGCCAGCGGCGCCGGATCGGCCAGCCGCTTCGCCATCGGCATTGTCGTGGTGATGGGCATGCTGATCGGCACCCTGTTCACCCTGTTCATTCTGCCCACTGTCTACAGCTTTATCGCCAAGGACCACCGCGCCGCCAGCACCTCCAGTCGCGCGCGGGAACTGGCCGAAGGAGAACCCAATCATGTCTAAGCCTATCGGTCTTGCGGTCGTAGCCTCGGTCCTGCTCAGCGCCTGTGCCAGCGGGCCGGACTTCCACTCCCCTGCGGTGCCCGACACCGCGACCACGGCATTCACCACGCCGTGGCCCGCAAGCGATGCGCCGGTAAGCGCACACTGGTGGAAGCTCTACAACGACGAGGCGCTGAACGCGCTGATTCAACAGGCGCTGGCCGCCAATACCGACCTTCGGGTCGCAGAGGCCAATCTGCAACAGGCCAGCGCCCGCTTCCGCGAATCACGCAGCCAGTATGTGCCGTCGACCACCGCCAATGCGGGCGCCAGCTATGGGCGCGATCAGCGCGTTTGGAGCGGCCCCGATCGCGCGCCGACGCAGTGGAGCTACAGCGGCGGCATGGACATCGCCTATGAGGTCGACCTGTTTGGCCGGGTACGACGGGATGTGCAGGCCGCCCATGCAGACCGCGACGCCATCGAAGCAGCGCGCGATGCCGCCCGTCTCGCCGTTGTCGCCGAAACCACCCGCGCCTACGTTGATGCCTGCGGTCTCGGCCAGTCGCTGCATATTGCCGAGCAGGCCGTGGCGATCGCCGACAAGCAGTTGCAATTGACTCAACAACGCCAGACCGCCGGTGCAGCAACCCAACTCGATGTGGCCCGAGCGGCTGCCGATCTGGCGGCCACCACCTCGACACTCTCACCATTGAGCGCCGAGCGTCAGAGTCGCCTGCTCGAACTTGCGGCCCTGCTCGGTGAAACCCCCGCCAACATTCCTGCCGCCGCGCGGGACTGCGCACAAATCCCCACGCTGCTGAGCAGCATTCCCCTGGGCGACGGGGCGGCGCTGTTGCGCCGTCGGCCGGATGTGCGCGCGGCGGAGTATCGCCTGAAGGCCGATACCGCCCGCATCGGCGTGGCGATTGCCAGCCTCTACCCGCAAATCACCCTGGGCGCGTCAGCCAGCTACTTCCGCAACGACACCCTGCCCAGCAACGAGCACTGGTCCTTCAGCATCGGGCCGCTGTTGTCCTGGCACTTCCCCAACCAGTTGGCAGCGCGTGCGCAAATCCGGCAGGCCGAGGCGCGCAGTGCCGCCACACTGGCGGAATTCGATGGCACGGTGCTGACCGCGCTGAAAGAAGTAGAACAGGCGCTGACCCACTATCAGGCCACCCTGCAACAGCAAGCCACGCTGTCCGATGCGCAGCGCTATGCCAGCACCGCCTACACACTCGCCAGACAGCGCCATGCTGCGGGCGCCGCCACCTTTATCGAGGTGCTGGATGCACAGCGAACACTGATCGAGGCGCAGCGCTCAAGCGTAGCCGCAGCGCGGCAATTGGGGACCCAAGGCGTCGCGGTATTCCGCGCACTGGGCGGTGGCTGGGAAACCGACGAGATGGCACTGCCCACCGCTTTGCACAGATCTTCAGGTACCTAACCAGCAGCCTTCTTCATATTGGCGGCTGCCATAGGGACCCACGCCAGCTGAATAAGTAACAGCCAGGACGAATGCCGCTACTAGCTCGAAAGGCTGGCCACAATAGCGTCAACACGGTGATTGAGAAGTTCAATAGCGCTCGGCTCCCCACTAGCGTCCCCATTGCGCAGTGAATTCTGTAAATAGATAAAGGCGACATCAACAATACCGATGGTTTTGAAAATTTGCCTTACATAGGGCGTCAAGAAATCAGGCTGACCGCCCAAGTCGGCACCCAGAGAACCGCCGCTGGCCACAATGACAGTTGTCGGTCGGTCTGCTAACAAGCCTTCTTTACCCTGGTCTGTGTGAGCAAAGGTTCGCCCAGGGCGCACGACGCCATCAACCCACGCTTTGAACACTGCGGGCACAGTAAAGTTGTGCACAGGCATATCAATAACGACGGTTGTCGCTGCAGCAAGCTCCCCAATCAACACCTCTGACTCCTGCAGGCAAAGCTCATGCGCGGGTGTTCTCTCAGATGGCGGCAGCAAACTGGCTTCTGCGAAACTGGCATCGGGAAAAGGAGGAGAATCAAACGCCAAATCACGGCGACACAGCTCATTGCCGGTCTCCAACTTAAGACGATCAACACACATTCCACCCAGCTTACGGCTGAGTGAATCTGCACCTCGCGGGCTTGCACTAATATGAAGTATATTCATCAAGGCGGGAGGGCAAGGTATAAGAGAAGCGTAATGCCGTCGCAAGCATATCCTCACGATAGTAGAAGCGATGCCCTAGGGTATTGGATAGCGGCGTATCAAGAATAAATTTCTCCAACCCCAGGCGGCCTGCCTCTTGCTTGAGGTGGCGCATGAGAACATGACCATGCCCGGCGCTGCGGGACTGCTGATCGGTCACCAGATCGTCGACATAAAAATGCCGCCCGTGAATCATATTGTCCTGAATGCGAAACCCAGCAAGGGCAACGATGCACTCCCCGACCACTAACGCAGCAAGCCGATACCCTCCATCTGTCTGACGACGCCATCTTTCGACAAATTCATCTTCCGAGCAGAGATGCGGACGAAGCTGCTGCATTAGAGAAAAACACGGTATAACGTCTTTCTCTGTATCTAAAAACCGAAATTCAGCCGAGGGTTCCGTACTCATTTCTCCACTCATTTCTTCACCGACTGGGGCGGAAACTGCAGACCTCCCGCTATGCGGTTCCAGCAATTTATGACTCCAATGGTCACCGTTAACAGCTCAAATTCTTCCCTGGAAAAATGCACGCTGACCCGTTCCTTCACCGTATCCGGTAAAGGTTGACCTGGCAGCATCGTCAGATGCTCAGCCCACTCAAGCGCCGCGGCCTCCCGGGCAGAGAAGACACCGGCATCCCGCCAGGAGGAAATGAGATCCAGTTTCGACTGGGGAATATTCAGTACGCGGGCAATATCCAGATGAAGCTGTGTGCAAAAAGCACAGCGATTGATAATGGAAACCCGCAATTTAACCAGCTCTGAAAGCGTTTTATCCAATCCTCGGCTGTCCACAGACTTACCAAGCATGATCAAGGCATCATGGGCATCGGACATTGTATTTCTGAAAGTATCATAATCCTTGCAGACCAGTGGCTGAGGCATGATTGACTCCCTCGGTTAAATGGCAATAATGTAATAACTCTTACAACTTATCAAAGCTCTTATATTATGCGCAACTCAAATCTACCCTCTCAAACCAACATTCCAGCAGCAGGAGAAGGCAAACGCGGGGAATCTGGCTACCTCGGCTATCTGTTGCGCCAAGCAGCGGGGGCCTACCATACAAGGCTTGCGCGCGCCTTGTCCGACCTCGCGATCACTCCTCCACAGTTCTCAGTGATGACGATGATCAATGCCTATCCTGGCGCATCTAATGCGGATATCGCTCGCTTGGCGATCCTTACCCCTCAAACTGTCAGCGTAATCATTGGAAACCTGGAAAAAGCCGGACTGGTCATCCGACGGCCACATGCCATACACGGTAGAATTCAGCAGCTTGAGCTCAGCGAGCAGGGTAAACAGCAATTAAGTACTGCCCGACGCCGCGCACACACTATTGAGAAGGAGTTGACAGAAGAATTAGCAAAAAACGACGAAGACGTAATCCGCCGCTGGCTGGCTGGCGCAGCCCAGAGAATGAATGAGAAATAAGCTTGGTGAGCCACCGAAAAAATTGCAACAATGCTGCTTCATTCGCCTGCACGATAGCATAGCTACACCGTCGCTGATCAGAACTACCGCAACAACTCACGCGCACTCACAATGGCAACGAAACGCTGTAACAGACTCGCCGCCACGGGCGTGTCAGCCACGCCGTCGAGTATCGCCGACACATCACGGCCTGCCGCCGTCAGTGCATCGGCCTGCTGCTCAATGTAGGAGCGCATAATGGCGGCGGAGTACTCCGGGTGAAATTGAACGCCGTAGGCGACCTCACCGAGTCGATAGGCGTGATTGGGCTCGAAGGCATTGCAAGCCAGACGCGTGGCACCGGGTGGCAACTGCAGCACCGTCTGCGAGTGAGTAACGTGAGCAAGGAACGAGGAAGGCAAGTCACCGAAGATGACGTCGTCCTGTGCCGCAGGCAGCAACTCAATGGGCGCCGTACCAATTTCCTTGCCTTGGGGATGGTAGCCCACCTCTCCACCGGCAGCCTTTGCCAGCAACTGGTGACCGTAGCACACGCCGAAAATCGGCGTTCCGGCCTCCAGCAATGTTCGCAACCAGACTTCGGTCGCCACACTCCACGGCAATTCGTCAGTAACCATCGAGTGCGAGCCGGTAATCACCACGCCCGCGCATTGCGCGACGGCAGGCAGGGCTTCACCATGCTCGACATCCACGCTCCGCACCGGCAGCGCATCACCCAGCGCGGCACGCGTCCAGTCATCAAAATCACCAAACTGCTCGCCGGTCGCCGGAAACGTCGTACCCACCTTGAGAATCACGATCTGCTTCATTGCTGTCCTGACACTATGCTCGCTATCACCACCCGCCCGACCGCAATGGGATGACCACCAACGCGGCGAGTCGGCGCCGTGCTGCCCTCAATGCATCAACACAGCGTATTCACGCAGGGCAGCCATAGCAAAATAAAGGAAAACGGCGGAATGTACAGGCTCAGGCATCACCAATTAAGAAAATCGTTAGACTTGACAGAATACGAGGCCCCGGCGCTAGCCGATGTAGAACTGAAAACGAATGGCTGCGATGAAACCATCCTCTACGATGAAGTGGACACAGGTCTCTGCAACCCCGCAGTAACCGTAGTCGCCGTCATTGGCCGCAAACGGCAGTTGCACCAATACCGACGACGACATGTCCACCGCGATACCGTTACTCAGCGGCCAGGACGACGAGGTCAATTCGATCGCGTAAACATAGATATTCGGCGCCGCTGACTCGGCGACAAAAGCGCGCAGCACTATTCCATCAAGTACCCACTCCACATAGTGGCCGGGATTTCCCCCGCCATCTATGGTGTGACTGGAGACGGTTTTTGAAGTGAGGTCGCCAAACGCAGCAAGTTGCTGCTCACTGGTGGGGAAAGAAAGGGGAAACAGCTCCCGAACCCAAGTGCTGATACGCTCCAATGTCGCCAGCTCATCCGCTGAAGCAGGAAGAGACAGTGGAATCAGTATGATCAGCGCGAGTACGCGAGCGTTCATAAGGCATTCTTCCCGCAGTAAACGCCGCCAAGGGAGGGGCCTGAGGCAAACATAGACATTCAATGCTCACCGGAAACGCCTCAATGCTTGGCGTGGTAATCCGCCGCCTCCAGCAGCAAGGCCGCCAACTTGCGAGCCTCAGCCGCAGGCAGAGTAGCTGGCATCATTTGATAGCTGCCCAGCGACGTCGTGACCAGCTCCAGCCCTACCTTGTTCTCACCACCGCCATCAATCACATGCACCTTGATCTTGCTGGCGATCATCCGACGTTTTGCCGACACGCCGTCATAAGTCTTGATAATACGCCCGCCGAACAGCATGCCTTTCCCGCGTCGGGTGAGCATGACAAACAGCACAATGCCCAGTACGGCGAAGATAACAATTAAGGGAATAATGTCTGCCATGGGAACTCCTGATTAAAAACGGATGGCTGATGACGCTGCAACGTCGTTATTGTTCGTCAACGACGCTACACCGGGAGCGCCACATTGCATCAAGTTGTTGGTGCGTTTCCTGCGGCATATTCCCGACAATGTATGTGAAGATATTGTTGGTTCTCACCGGTTCTTTCGAGGTATTCGTCTCCGATGGGCGGTATACAAACTGACTCACCGCCTCTATTGATACCCGATCAAAAGTCTTGTCAGGCAACGCCTTCACCACCACCGGATTGGCCACCCGCCCTTCGGAGGTAATGATATAGGACACGTTGACGCACCCTGACTTCCCTCTGCTCAAATTGCTTCTTGGGAATTGCGGTGCCTGCTTGCTAACCGCTTCCCAATAACGCGTATCGAGCGAATTCACGACAACTTGCGGCTCCGGCACCGACGGATCGTAAACTGTGGCTCGGGAGGCACAGCCAGAAAGGATGGTTATCACTACTACAGCGGTAAGTGTGTTCTTCATAACATACCACCTGAAGTCTTATGATTTTTCCGGAGGACGTCGCCGATAAAAGGCAGATTAATCTTGCTGACGACAAGCTCGCGAGTGGTGCCCTACAGGGCGAAGGCGCCAAAGGCGGGGAGATGTCTAACATCGGTCCTCCTGCCCACAAAGCGGGGTATTCCACACCCGGAGATGATTTCTATAGATTGTGACAGAGGCTATAACACCAAACGCCCGAAACAAAGCCCGGACAAGTGTCCCGACCTGTCAGGCACCGACAGCCAAAACGGTTCGGCATTTGGGGAAGCGGCTGCAACCCCAAAATTCCTTACCAGCATTCGCCCCGGATTTAGCTTTTCTAAGGATCATCGCTTCGCCACACTTCGGGCAAAGCTTCGTGTCTGACTTAGCCTCCTGCGCTACAACGAGGTCCGCCCCTTCTTCATTGCGATGAGGGAATTCTGCGTCCGCTGACGTCGATTCGCTCAGATCTGACAACACTTCCGAAACAGCTTCCTCGGAGGTTTCCGGCGACAGACCTTGTGATACCGCCAATTGCGGTGAAGGGAGGTCTTCTAGTTGTCGCTTCAAATCCGCAATAGCGTATGACTTCGCTGCCTTGATGCGAAGAATGGGAACACCTGCAGAGCGGCACGCTCCGTTGAGAAAGTCGTCTCTCTTTCTTGCCTTTGATGATCCGTGGCTCGAATCATCCAACTCGACAGCAAGCTTGATAGAACAATCGGCTGGATCGCAGACGATGAAGTCAAAGTGCTTTGATGAAACGGCGTTGAACGCACGTTGCCAATCAGAACGATTGAGGCCTTTCTTTGGGGAAATGACATCGGCGACCCGAACTTTAGAAAAGACGATTCCATTATCACTGACTGCCTGAACAAGTACCCCGTAAAAGGATCGTTCCGCCTTCGACAGCAGGTACTTGGAGCGCTGGTACGGATATTCGCGTGAGCCGCCCTGCCCTTTTGACCGCACGAGAAGTACGAGCGCGCCAACGATGACGATTGCAGCAATTAGTAGTATATCCATGACGATTCTCTAAGCTCCTAACACCCTGTGACTGAGGCAGAAGGAAAAGCGCAGCGTTTCGGTTGTCCCGCCGCGCTTTTCAGCGATTAACTGCGCGCTTGTTATGAGGCCCAGCTACGGCCAACGGACTATTCATGGGAGCCACCGAAAAATATTCTCCGAAAATTCAGCGCAATTGCCAACAAACAGCCCACAGCGGGAATTAAAAGGATTACACAAAATACGATGCTTTCCCTGAGGTGGAAGGCTAGCCCTAGGCAAATAAACAGGACAAGCAATATAATCCCAATGCTTTCTACACCACTACCAACTTCACCAACATCCGTTAGACACCTGAAAT comes from Spongiibacter tropicus DSM 19543 and encodes:
- a CDS encoding DUF2726 domain-containing protein; its protein translation is MDILLIAAIVIVGALVLLVRSKGQGGSREYPYQRSKYLLSKAERSFYGVLVQAVSDNGIVFSKVRVADVISPKKGLNRSDWQRAFNAVSSKHFDFIVCDPADCSIKLAVELDDSSHGSSKARKRDDFLNGACRSAGVPILRIKAAKSYAIADLKRQLEDLPSPQLAVSQGLSPETSEEAVSEVLSDLSESTSADAEFPHRNEEGADLVVAQEAKSDTKLCPKCGEAMILRKAKSGANAGKEFWGCSRFPKCRTVLAVGA